One window of the Salvelinus sp. IW2-2015 linkage group LG10, ASM291031v2, whole genome shotgun sequence genome contains the following:
- the LOC111969396 gene encoding zinc finger protein 280C, producing MSELFMECEEEELEPWQRQAPEVNLLGDGKHDDDDDDEPIFVGELSTSKGTIINTRPTNNQXNVKTTPVQSGGVGRPRASRMTMTHNSPQAHITRGPVPQNIIIPGKGLNNAPRPLTAVPPQPIIINNQGYIMTTPQLSANSAFLASLGKQYPPGTSFTVVPAGQQHILQQMTPAAGQQHIMQQVTPGKPLPGVIHRPQVHMIHNNVVTLSNVQGPAALSSQPNRSNSTNLQIVSPVIQAKGNSWDYGKRGLPQDQNSTAKKAKQDIGSPHAQEILENGARFCKKCPKCKFDFYQQVVMKDHMVKCCPHLLECVFPSTPKSTYLFASKRIMLVTDFYYGRFEGDKPKSQQQKTPFTYKCQSCLKVLKNNVRFMNHMKHHLELEKQNSESWESHTTCQHCYRQYSTPFQLQCHVESAHSMVESSTNCKICELAFESEQVLLEHMKDNHKPGEMPYVCQVCNYRSSFFTDVDTHFRTVHENTKDLLCPFCLKVLKSGHVYMQHYMKHQKKGINRCGKCRLNFLTYKERVDHKTQHHKTFQKPKALEGLPPGTKVTIRASLTGPSPSSTRAAEKSSVSVIPEVSGMKVANVKAQSSISTTQGSSGGKGKATVSKKLLKQQKNNHVLQSLSIGERRHTCIECYSEIHDFYSHYPMVAICGACKYRTSCKTSFGNHMIRFHSAISKERFRKMRKIPVVLRNLTLVCLNCDFLAGAHGTDLMSKHLIDRPHHVCKVILEKGEGGAVDDSIRENKQGMSALMFPDIQNAETATVSGAFEQLHSVPRLETSNVLCITPXAERGYGPEVMHVXTQESGRGDVILLDNDDAAVNQLGEAEVLPQISTVDQIQGVTQATELETPMESSVEEDQSLQSGPMESETPMESSVEEELREEWALQSATRSPSSSVACELEGEAXCLHESLSKLESVSFDDSKKVSASLETIPLNVDQEVNNIVEAKDISSSSQSPAEVRADKDIPSSPETLKESAASE from the exons ATGTCCGAGCTTTTTATGGAATGTGAGGAAGAGGAGCTGGAGCCATGGCAGAGACAGGCACCAGAAGTTAATTTGTTGGGCGACGGTAAACATGATGACGACGACGACGATGAACCTATATTTGTTGGGGAGCTTAGTACTTCAAAGGGCACCATTATTAACACCAGACCAA CAAACAACCAAAKAAATGTGAAGACCACCCCAGTTCAAAGTGGCGGAGTTGGAAGACCAAGAGCCTCTAGGATGACAATGACACACAACTCCCCCCAAGCTCATATCACTCGGGGTCCAGTTCCACAGAACATCATAATTCCTGGGAAAGGGTTGAACAATGCACCTCGACCCTTAACAGCAGTACCACCACAGCCCATCATTATCAACAACCAG GGTTACATTATGACCACACCACAGTTATCGGCCAACTCAGCTTTCCTCGCTTCCCTTGGGAAACAGTATCCCCCTGGGACATCTTTCACTGTGGTTCCAG cAGGCCAGCAGCACATTCTGCAGCAGATGACTccagcagcaggccagcagcacATTATGCAGCAGGTGACTCCGGGGAAGCCTTTACCTGGGGTTATCCACAGGCCTCAAGTGCACATGATCCACAACAACGTAGTGACCTTGTCCAATGTGCAGGGCCCCGCTGCATTGTCTTCCCAGCCCAACCGCTCAAATTCTACCAACCTCCAGATTGTGTCCCCAGTTATTCAAGCCAAAGGCAACAGCTGGG ACTATGGCAAACGAGGTTTACCTCAAGACCAAAACAGCACAGCTAAAAAAGCTAAGCAGGACATAG GGTCTCCCCACGCCCAGGAGATATTAGAAAATGGAGCACGTTTTTGTAAAAAATGTCCAAAGTGTAAATTTGATTTCTACCAACAAGTTGTCATGAAAGACCACATGGTG AAATGTTGTCCTCACCTGTTGGAGTGTGTCTTCCCCTCAACCCCAAAGTCTACTTACCTTTTTGCAAGCAAGCGCATCATGCTTGTCACAGACTTCTACTATGGTAGATTTGAGGGAGACAAACCCAAATCGCAGCAGCAGAAGACCCCATTTACCTATAAGTGCCAGAGCTGTTTGAAAGTACTCAAGAACAACGTCAG GTTCATGAACCACATGAAGCACCATCTGGAGCTGGAGAAGCAGAACAGTGAGAGCTGGGAAAGCCACACTACCTGCCAACACTGCTACCGGCAGTACTCAACCCCATTCCAGCTGCAGTGCCACGTTGAGAGTGCCCACAGCATGGTCGAATCTTCAA CCAATTGCAAGATATGTGAATTAGCCTTCGAGTCTGAGCAAGTGCTCCTGGAACACATGAAGGACAATCACAAGCCTGGCGAGATGCCCTATGTCTGCCAG GTGTGCAACTACCGGTCTTCATTCTTTACCGATGTGGACACACACTTCCGTACGGTGCATGAAAACACAAAGGATCTCCTTTGTCCGTTCTGCCTTAAAGTTCTTAAAAGTGGTCATGTCTACATGCAGCACTATATGAAGCATCAG AAAAAAGGAATTAATCGTTGCGGGAAATGCAGGCTGAATTTCCTCACCTACAAGGAGAGAGTGGATCACAAGACTCAGCACCATAAGACTTTCCAAAAACCCAAAGCTCTGGAGGGCCTTCCTCCTGGAACCAAG GTGACTATCCGGGCCTCTCTGACCGGGCCATCTCCCAGTTCCACCCGTGCTGCTGAAAAATCCAGTGTCAGTGTCATACCAGAGGTCTCAGGCATGAAGGTAGCCAATGTAAAAGCTCAGAGCAGTATATCTACCACACAGGGCAGCAGTGGGGGGAAAGGCAAGGCCACAGTGAGCAAGAAGCTCCTCAAGCAGCAGAAGAACAACCATGTGTTGCAGAGTCTCAG TATTGGCGAAAGAAGACACACCTGCATTGAGTGCTACTCGGAGATTCATGACTTCTATAGTCACTATCCCATGGTTGCAATTTGTGGTGCATGCAAGTATCGGACAAGTTGCAAAACTTCATTTGGAAACCATATGATAAG GTTCCATAGTGCCATCTCAAAAGAGAGATTCCGGAAAATGAGGAAAATCCCAGTTGTCCTAAG GAATTTAACCCTTGTCTGTCTGAACTGTGACTTCCTGGCGGGTGCGCATGGAACTGACCTCATGAGCAAGCATTTGATTGACAGACCACACCACGTCTGTAAGGTCATACTAGAGAAAG GAGAAGGTGGTGCTGTAGATGACAGCATTAGAGA AAATAAGCAAGGGATGTCTGCTCTGATGTTCCCTGATATCCAG AATGCTGAAACTGCCACAGTGAGTGGCGCTTTTGAACAATTGCACAG CGTTCCCAGATTGGAGACCTCCAATGTCTTGTGTATCACCCCAGYTGCTGAAAGAGGGTATGGGCCAGAGGTAATGCATGTTCMGACCCAAGAGTCAGGAAGAGGTGATGTTATTCTACTAGACAACGATGATGCAGCAGTTAACCAGCTAGGAGAGGCAGAAGTGCTTCCACAGATCTCTACAGTAGATCAGATCCAGGGAGTCACACAGGCTACAGAGCTAGAAACACCCATGGAAAGTTCAGTCGAGGAAGACCAGTCTTTGCAGTCAGGGCCCATGGAAAGTGAAACACCCATGGAAAGCTCAGTTGAGGAGGAGCTGAGGGAGGAGTGGGCTTTGCAGTCAGCGACCAGGTCCCCCTCTAGTTCTGTGGCCTGTGAGTTAGAGGGGGAGGCGGYGTGTTTGCATGAGTCATTAAGCAAACTGGAATCTGTGAGCTTTGACGACAGTAAGAAGGTCAGCGCTTCCCTGGAGACCATCCCCTTAAATGTAGACCAAGAGGTGAACAATATCGTGGAAGCAAAGGacatctcctcatcctctcaaAGTCCAGCTGAAGTCAGGGCAGACAAAGACATTCCCTCCAGTCCTGAAACACTGAAGGAATCGGCAGCCTCGGAGTAG